A DNA window from Sporosarcina sp. ANT_H38 contains the following coding sequences:
- a CDS encoding amino acid permease, producing the protein MKKDNHFQDIIEREKGLKRSLTTPQLTMIAIGGAIGTGLFLGSGLAIGLAGPSVIVSYAIGAMIALLLMGCLAEMAVAHPITGSFGAYAERYINPWAGFVVRYSYWFSLVCAIGTEVTAVAVYMKYWFPTVPAIVWILLFAGILMYVNATTVKMFGVVEYWFSVVKVVAITGFIILAVFVIVGADNTSSIGIHNYTANGGFFPNGLWGMWIAVFISLFSYLSIEMIAVSAGEAKDPEKAVPIALKSAVVRLILFYLLTLGLMLMIVPWNAAGIDKSPFVKVMEIVNIPGAAAIMNFVVLIAALSAMNSQLYISTRMMFSLSRGGYAPKVLGKLNKKSVPSIALFASVIGIVIATIFTVVKPETAFVTMISLSSFGAMFAWFMIFITHWFFRRKWDATNGRKLPVRMIGFPYLTIFGAVLLASVVLSTWFSPDFRATLTLGFPWLIFITICYFIWKKVNKKQDEGNENIEE; encoded by the coding sequence ATGAAAAAAGACAATCATTTCCAAGATATTATTGAAAGAGAGAAAGGCTTGAAACGGAGTTTGACTACTCCTCAACTTACCATGATTGCAATAGGTGGAGCGATTGGGACCGGATTGTTTTTGGGGAGTGGCTTGGCAATTGGTTTGGCGGGTCCGAGTGTAATTGTTAGTTATGCAATTGGAGCAATGATCGCCCTACTTTTAATGGGATGTCTTGCTGAAATGGCGGTTGCACATCCAATCACGGGCTCATTTGGGGCTTATGCAGAACGTTATATAAACCCTTGGGCAGGTTTTGTAGTTCGCTATTCTTACTGGTTTAGTTTAGTTTGTGCAATTGGAACAGAAGTAACTGCCGTTGCTGTATATATGAAATATTGGTTCCCGACCGTACCAGCGATTGTGTGGATTTTACTGTTTGCAGGTATTCTTATGTATGTAAATGCCACAACAGTTAAGATGTTTGGTGTTGTTGAATACTGGTTTTCAGTCGTAAAAGTAGTCGCCATAACTGGTTTTATCATTTTAGCTGTCTTTGTAATCGTAGGTGCAGATAATACATCATCGATCGGCATACACAATTATACAGCTAATGGAGGATTTTTCCCTAATGGACTTTGGGGAATGTGGATTGCTGTATTCATTTCACTCTTTAGTTATTTGAGTATTGAAATGATCGCGGTTAGTGCTGGAGAAGCGAAAGATCCAGAAAAGGCGGTACCTATAGCACTTAAATCAGCCGTTGTTCGTCTTATCTTATTTTACTTACTAACGTTGGGCCTCATGTTAATGATTGTCCCTTGGAATGCGGCTGGAATTGATAAAAGCCCGTTTGTAAAAGTAATGGAGATTGTTAACATACCTGGTGCAGCAGCGATTATGAACTTCGTTGTTCTCATTGCGGCACTATCTGCAATGAATAGTCAATTATATATTTCTACTCGTATGATGTTTTCATTGTCTCGTGGGGGGTACGCACCTAAAGTACTCGGGAAACTGAACAAAAAATCGGTTCCATCCATCGCATTATTTGCATCCGTTATTGGAATTGTAATCGCAACTATTTTCACTGTAGTTAAACCAGAGACAGCTTTTGTAACGATGATTTCTCTGTCTAGTTTTGGCGCTATGTTCGCATGGTTTATGATTTTCATTACCCATTGGTTCTTCCGTCGAAAATGGGATGCGACAAATGGTCGTAAATTACCTGTCAGAATGATTGGATTCCCTTACTTGACTATTTTTGGGGCAGTTTTACTGGCATCGGTTGTCTTGTCGACATGGTTTTCACCTGACTTTAGAGCGACTCTAACGCTTGGATTCCCTTGGCTGATCTTTATAACAATTTGCTACTTCATTTGGAAAAAAGTGAATAAGAAGCAAGATGAGGGCAACGAGAATATAGAAGAATAA
- the kynU gene encoding kynureninase, whose product MEKGTSMLSREQAQQQDIKDEMHHYREEFYLQPGVTYLDGNSLGLMSKRAEIKVSELMESWKTYGIEGWTKGKYPWFFISEKLGEMCAPLVGASSEEVIVSGSTTSNIHQLVSTFYKPKGKRTKILADELTFPSDIYALQSQIKLRGYDPEEHLVRVKSRDGKLIMEEDIIAAMTDDIALIILPTVLYRSGQLLDIKRLTSEAHIRGICIGFDACHSIGAIPHYFSEWDVDFALWCNYKYLNGGPGSVGGLYVNKKHFGIHPGLAGWYSSKKDKQFDMEHTLVVEESAGAFQVGTPHVLSLAPIIGSLEMFAEVGIDKIRQKSLHITKYMTDLIEQELEGMGFSIGNPSEDNRRGGHICLEHDEAVRICKALVENRIIPDNRPPNIIRLAPVAFYTSYEEVWDTIQVIKKIITEKQYEKFDKKRNVVS is encoded by the coding sequence ATGGAAAAAGGGACTTCGATGTTATCTAGGGAACAAGCACAACAACAAGATATAAAGGATGAGATGCACCATTATCGTGAGGAATTCTATTTACAACCGGGTGTTACATATCTTGATGGAAATTCATTGGGCCTCATGTCCAAACGAGCGGAAATTAAGGTATCTGAACTGATGGAGTCATGGAAAACATATGGGATAGAGGGGTGGACGAAAGGAAAGTATCCATGGTTCTTTATATCAGAAAAATTAGGTGAGATGTGTGCACCGCTAGTTGGTGCTTCAAGTGAAGAAGTGATTGTAAGCGGTTCCACAACGTCGAATATTCATCAACTTGTTTCAACTTTTTATAAACCTAAAGGAAAAAGGACTAAAATTCTAGCGGATGAACTGACATTTCCATCTGATATTTATGCGCTTCAAAGTCAAATTAAACTAAGAGGTTATGATCCAGAAGAACACCTCGTACGGGTTAAAAGTCGTGATGGAAAACTGATCATGGAAGAGGATATTATTGCAGCAATGACTGATGACATTGCATTAATTATATTGCCAACAGTTTTGTATAGAAGTGGACAGTTGTTGGATATTAAGCGCTTGACGAGTGAAGCTCATATCCGGGGAATTTGCATAGGTTTTGATGCATGTCATTCAATCGGAGCTATCCCACATTATTTTAGTGAATGGGATGTGGATTTCGCTTTATGGTGCAATTATAAATATCTAAATGGTGGACCTGGATCAGTTGGCGGACTGTATGTGAACAAAAAACACTTTGGTATACACCCGGGCTTGGCAGGATGGTATAGTTCGAAAAAAGACAAGCAATTTGATATGGAACACACATTGGTTGTAGAGGAATCAGCTGGAGCCTTTCAAGTGGGGACACCACATGTACTAAGTTTAGCGCCAATAATTGGTTCTTTGGAAATGTTTGCAGAAGTAGGTATTGATAAGATTCGTCAAAAATCACTGCACATTACAAAGTATATGACGGACTTAATAGAACAAGAGCTAGAGGGAATGGGCTTTTCTATAGGTAATCCAAGTGAAGATAATCGTCGTGGAGGACATATTTGTTTGGAGCATGATGAAGCAGTACGTATTTGTAAAGCATTAGTAGAAAATAGAATTATTCCAGATAATAGACCGCCAAATATTATACGTCTTGCGCCCGTTGCATTTTACACTTCCTACGAAGAAGTATGGGATACCATTCAAGTCATAAAGAAAATAATAACGGAAAAGCAATATGAGAAATTTGACAAGAAACGTAATGTTGTCTCGTAG
- a CDS encoding TetR/AcrR family transcriptional regulator: protein MNDKESNIDGRSLRSIITRKKLLDASRELFYEIGFEKTTISQIIKRAKTGYGTAYVHFKGKDDILIMLMETVMQEFLVMAETPFSPSTKEEAKQLVIKQVTAFLNMAESNKKIMEVFSEAISLSPSVNSKWNEIRQANIHFITKDITYAQNNGLARTDLKAELVARFWFFANENYQWDIVRNVNTATIEEIAWTLTTMYIDGLYLN, encoded by the coding sequence ATGAATGATAAAGAATCAAACATTGATGGTAGAAGTTTGCGCTCAATAATAACACGTAAAAAACTACTAGATGCCTCTCGTGAATTATTCTATGAAATTGGATTCGAAAAAACTACTATTTCACAAATTATTAAGCGTGCAAAAACGGGATACGGTACTGCATATGTACATTTTAAGGGGAAAGATGACATATTAATCATGCTAATGGAAACTGTTATGCAAGAGTTCTTGGTAATGGCCGAAACCCCCTTCTCTCCTTCAACTAAAGAAGAAGCAAAACAACTAGTTATAAAACAAGTTACCGCCTTTCTAAATATGGCTGAATCGAATAAGAAAATTATGGAGGTTTTCTCAGAAGCAATAAGTCTTTCACCTTCTGTAAATAGTAAATGGAACGAGATTCGACAGGCCAATATTCACTTCATCACAAAAGATATTACATACGCTCAAAACAATGGACTAGCCCGAACAGATTTGAAGGCTGAATTAGTTGCCCGCTTCTGGTTTTTCGCCAATGAAAATTATCAATGGGATATCGTTCGAAACGTTAATACAGCTACTATCGAGGAAATAGCATGGACGCTAACAACTATGTATATTGATGGCCTCTATCTAAACTAA
- a CDS encoding 4-oxalocrotonate tautomerase yields MPIIQIQVLKGRSNEQIKNLIVDVTDAAVKNLFVKPEQVRVLVTEVEDTHWGAGGFTMNEIKSKAAQRK; encoded by the coding sequence ATGCCAATCATACAAATTCAAGTGTTAAAAGGTAGGAGTAATGAACAAATAAAAAACTTGATCGTAGATGTAACCGACGCGGCAGTGAAAAACCTATTTGTAAAACCAGAGCAAGTAAGAGTTTTAGTAACGGAAGTTGAGGATACACATTGGGGGGCTGGTGGTTTCACAATGAATGAGATTAAATCGAAAGCGGCTCAAAGAAAGTAA
- a CDS encoding 4-hydroxyphenylacetate 3-hydroxylase family protein — MSIRTGADYIQAIKSRKPEVWLGGRRITNLSEEPIFKQPIEELAKLYDMQYDPKYQDRITHVCEETGERVNNAFLIPRNGGDLKARRELFEIWAKATFGLMGRTPDFLATVVTAMASNDWFFREYGDQWGDNIVNYYKYIRDNDLFLTHAIINPQNDRSKASNDQVDMYTHLGVVRETDEGLIVRGSKMLATLAPLTDEVIIYSYPSFKPGDEKYAISFALPIDTPGLRILCREATQDGTRSTWDHPLASRFEEMDAVLVFNDVLVPWNRVFINQNVEAGNLLYPKTGINLQPSHQSAIRGLVKISFVTEVACSIADSIGVDGFLNVQNQLTELLQGVETIRALVRVSEYEYDTTPYGEAIPAIVPLETVRGILPKLYPRAIEILQIIGAGGLLMSPTGADFTNPELTEDMNKYYGGREGVPADDRVRLFKLAWDLCGEAFGQRLVQYERYYSGDPVRKMAMFYNTHKRKNPTYPMVEEALKESLEMSKIKVMN, encoded by the coding sequence ATGAGTATTCGAACAGGGGCAGATTATATTCAAGCGATCAAATCTCGAAAACCAGAAGTTTGGTTAGGTGGTAGAAGAATAACAAACTTATCGGAAGAACCAATATTTAAGCAGCCGATTGAGGAATTAGCTAAATTGTACGATATGCAGTACGACCCTAAATATCAAGACAGAATTACGCATGTATGCGAAGAAACAGGAGAGCGTGTAAATAATGCTTTCCTCATTCCACGCAATGGAGGGGATTTAAAAGCACGTAGGGAACTATTTGAGATATGGGCAAAAGCAACGTTTGGTTTAATGGGAAGAACACCAGATTTCCTAGCAACAGTAGTAACTGCAATGGCATCGAATGACTGGTTCTTTAGAGAATATGGTGATCAATGGGGAGATAATATTGTTAATTACTATAAATATATAAGAGATAATGATCTCTTTTTAACACATGCAATTATTAATCCACAGAATGACCGAAGTAAGGCGTCGAACGATCAGGTAGATATGTATACGCACCTAGGTGTTGTTAGAGAGACTGATGAAGGTTTGATTGTTCGCGGATCAAAAATGCTAGCAACGCTCGCACCTTTAACAGATGAAGTAATTATTTATTCGTATCCGAGCTTTAAACCCGGAGATGAAAAATATGCAATTTCGTTTGCACTTCCGATTGACACACCAGGTTTACGTATTTTGTGTCGTGAAGCAACACAGGATGGCACAAGGTCAACGTGGGATCATCCATTAGCATCAAGATTTGAAGAAATGGATGCAGTATTGGTATTTAATGACGTACTAGTTCCCTGGAATCGTGTATTCATTAATCAAAATGTAGAAGCGGGAAATCTATTATATCCGAAAACGGGTATTAATTTACAACCATCCCATCAATCAGCTATTAGAGGCCTTGTGAAAATTTCATTTGTGACAGAAGTTGCATGTTCGATAGCAGATTCAATCGGAGTTGATGGGTTCTTAAATGTTCAAAATCAATTAACAGAACTTTTACAAGGGGTAGAGACAATTAGGGCATTAGTTCGTGTCTCTGAATATGAATATGATACGACACCATATGGTGAGGCAATTCCAGCAATTGTCCCACTTGAAACTGTCCGTGGTATTTTGCCTAAATTGTATCCAAGGGCAATAGAAATTTTGCAAATAATTGGTGCAGGTGGGCTCTTAATGTCACCAACTGGAGCCGACTTTACTAACCCAGAGTTAACAGAGGATATGAATAAGTATTATGGTGGTCGTGAGGGTGTACCTGCTGATGATCGAGTACGTCTATTTAAATTAGCCTGGGATCTGTGTGGGGAGGCATTCGGACAGAGACTTGTTCAGTACGAACGATACTATTCAGGAGATCCAGTTCGGAAAATGGCAATGTTCTATAATACTCATAAGCGAAAAAACCCGACATATCCAATGGTAGAAGAGGCACTTAAAGAGTCATTAGAAATGTCGAAAATAAAAGTGATGAATTAA
- a CDS encoding flavin reductase family protein, producing MDVKELRNCFGQFATGVTIITWNDDQGERYGITVNSFTSVSLDPALALVSIAKNAKACEALKNRPFVINVLAESQEAYAWQFAGRPDESLVVEWEEDFKDSPRLKNTLATIECAPWAKYEGGDHILYVGKVVDFSYSDADSLLFFRGKFLKIEKNQTAVSS from the coding sequence ATGGATGTAAAAGAGTTAAGGAACTGCTTTGGACAATTTGCAACTGGTGTAACGATCATTACATGGAATGATGATCAAGGTGAAAGATATGGAATAACCGTAAACTCATTTACATCTGTTTCCTTAGATCCGGCGCTAGCGCTCGTTTCAATTGCTAAAAATGCCAAGGCTTGTGAGGCATTGAAGAATCGTCCGTTTGTTATTAATGTGTTAGCTGAATCTCAGGAGGCATATGCCTGGCAATTTGCGGGCCGGCCAGATGAAAGTCTAGTAGTTGAGTGGGAAGAAGACTTTAAAGATAGCCCACGTCTGAAAAATACACTTGCAACAATTGAATGTGCTCCATGGGCAAAATACGAAGGTGGAGATCATATTCTATATGTAGGGAAAGTAGTGGACTTTTCGTATAGTGATGCAGATAGCCTTCTCTTCTTTAGAGGGAAGTTCTTGAAAATAGAAAAAAATCAAACTGCGGTAAGCAGTTAA
- a CDS encoding TRAP transporter large permease codes for MTIAVIALFFIFLFIGIPISLVLAITSLSYLLLGDLTTLMSSAPQKMFSGLDNFGLLAVPLFMLAGELMNGGGITKRLVAFAKVLIGHYRGGLAYVTVIANMFLASILGSANAQAAMMSKVMVPEMEKEGYTREFSSAITLASSIVAPIIPPSMLFIIYGTLTGASISDLFMAGIIPGILLGIGFIIVIGIMNHKHQFPKSEKEDLRTIAKTFLQVIPAMLIPFTIILGILGGVFTPTESASIACVIAFIIGFVYRELKLKSLPAILVNTVVNTATISFLIVTANLFGFIIAYEQIPQLVADSMLNLSDNPLVFLLLVNIFLLLVGTVLDGIAALIILVPVMMPLLATYQIDPVHFGVIICINLTIGLLTPPVGTGLFIVSSIAKVKFERLVVAIMPFLGMAILVLLILTYWEEAVMWIPNLYND; via the coding sequence ATGACAATAGCGGTTATTGCCTTATTTTTTATATTCTTATTCATTGGTATTCCGATATCGCTTGTGTTGGCAATTACGTCGCTTTCGTATTTATTGCTAGGTGACTTGACGACCTTGATGAGTTCAGCACCACAGAAAATGTTTTCAGGATTGGACAATTTTGGCTTGTTGGCTGTACCTTTATTTATGTTGGCTGGTGAGTTAATGAATGGTGGGGGAATTACAAAAAGACTTGTTGCCTTTGCGAAAGTTTTAATCGGTCATTATCGTGGTGGATTGGCGTATGTGACAGTTATTGCAAACATGTTCCTGGCTTCTATTTTAGGTTCGGCCAATGCGCAGGCTGCAATGATGAGTAAAGTAATGGTCCCCGAAATGGAAAAGGAAGGCTATACACGTGAATTTTCTTCTGCAATCACATTAGCTTCGTCAATTGTGGCGCCTATCATCCCTCCGAGTATGCTGTTTATCATCTATGGGACGTTAACAGGAGCATCTATTTCCGATTTATTCATGGCAGGCATTATTCCAGGTATTCTATTGGGAATCGGATTTATTATTGTCATTGGAATCATGAATCATAAACATCAATTCCCTAAAAGTGAGAAAGAAGACTTGAGGACAATCGCAAAAACTTTTCTTCAAGTTATCCCTGCAATGCTTATTCCTTTCACAATTATATTAGGTATTCTAGGCGGTGTGTTTACACCCACTGAATCCGCATCAATTGCGTGTGTGATCGCATTTATTATCGGATTTGTTTATCGTGAACTAAAATTGAAAAGCCTTCCTGCAATTCTAGTAAATACCGTGGTCAATACAGCAACAATTTCATTTTTAATTGTGACAGCAAATTTGTTCGGATTTATTATCGCCTATGAGCAAATACCACAATTAGTGGCGGATTCTATGCTCAATCTATCTGATAATCCTCTAGTCTTTTTGCTTTTAGTGAACATATTTTTACTGTTGGTCGGAACAGTGTTGGATGGAATTGCTGCATTGATTATTTTGGTACCAGTGATGATGCCTTTGCTTGCGACCTATCAAATAGATCCGGTGCATTTCGGAGTTATCATTTGTATTAACTTGACAATTGGATTACTAACTCCACCAGTAGGGACTGGATTGTTTATCGTATCTTCCATAGCTAAAGTTAAATTTGAAAGACTAGTCGTAGCGATTATGCCATTTTTAGGGATGGCGATTCTTGTATTGCTCATACTTACTTATTGGGAAGAAGCAGTCATGTGGATTCCAAATTTGTATAACGATTAG
- a CDS encoding TRAP transporter small permease has translation MNTLSGWIESIEKVIAMILIAAMTLVIATAVLFRYFIHAPIFWASEASIFMMAWLTFIGGSLGLKYKSQASVTFLVDRFSDKGKRIIEIVSHIIILIFIVLLLYLSYQWVFSSMHQKSTSMRIPMWIPYLSVPVGLSFAFIHLLNHLVNLFKNKQQGGEPL, from the coding sequence ATGAATACATTAAGTGGGTGGATTGAATCAATTGAAAAAGTGATTGCTATGATATTAATCGCAGCCATGACACTGGTTATTGCTACTGCTGTTCTGTTTCGCTACTTTATTCACGCCCCTATTTTCTGGGCGAGTGAAGCGAGTATATTTATGATGGCTTGGTTGACGTTTATAGGTGGGAGCTTGGGGCTTAAGTATAAGTCTCAAGCCTCAGTTACATTTTTAGTGGATCGCTTTTCAGACAAGGGAAAACGGATCATTGAAATTGTTTCACACATCATTATTTTGATTTTCATAGTTCTATTATTATATTTAAGTTACCAATGGGTATTTTCATCGATGCATCAGAAGTCTACTTCAATGCGAATTCCAATGTGGATTCCATATCTTTCTGTCCCAGTTGGTTTATCATTTGCTTTTATCCATTTATTAAATCACCTTGTAAATCTGTTTAAGAATAAACAACAAGGCGGTGAACCATTATGA
- the dctP gene encoding TRAP transporter substrate-binding protein, with translation MMKRKGFYVFILMMAIMLVLSACGEESTKTGEDSGDKKEVEGQTYKFKLAHIAPPDHIWNDAAKKFSEELETRSDGRMTMELYPGGQLGGEPDMVQQLETGTLDFGFITTAFLTSRSDAFSAWFAPFLFDSYETAFEAKDSDISKRILATLDDQGLRALDIFFSGHRTMMFREKVETPEEMKGLTLRVTPSPALQDWYRYLGANPESISLPDVYQAAQTGVIDGMEMDLDAAVTSNFNEVTGYAAMTNHMVWPSVMIANGKKFDAMPEEDQKIIREAMAAASEYATLKRSSLEEEYVKTLTDRGMVLYEMDESLFKPYMEKFDEEYKIKDPLIKEFIETFRK, from the coding sequence ATGATGAAGAGAAAAGGTTTTTACGTTTTCATTTTGATGATGGCGATTATGCTTGTTTTAAGTGCTTGTGGGGAAGAGAGTACTAAAACAGGTGAGGATTCGGGTGATAAAAAAGAAGTAGAAGGCCAAACATATAAATTTAAACTAGCGCATATTGCGCCACCTGATCATATTTGGAATGATGCAGCGAAAAAGTTTTCAGAGGAACTAGAAACTCGTTCTGATGGTCGGATGACAATGGAACTATATCCAGGCGGGCAATTAGGTGGAGAGCCTGATATGGTTCAGCAACTTGAAACGGGTACTTTGGATTTCGGATTCATCACTACTGCCTTTTTAACATCAAGATCAGATGCATTTAGCGCTTGGTTTGCACCGTTTTTATTTGATTCCTATGAAACTGCATTCGAGGCAAAAGACTCCGATATTTCGAAAAGGATTTTAGCTACACTTGATGATCAAGGTTTAAGGGCATTGGATATTTTCTTCTCTGGCCACCGGACAATGATGTTTAGAGAAAAAGTTGAAACACCGGAAGAGATGAAAGGTTTGACGTTACGTGTTACTCCTAGTCCAGCATTACAAGATTGGTACCGCTATTTAGGCGCTAACCCAGAATCTATTTCATTACCAGACGTATATCAAGCTGCCCAAACTGGTGTCATTGATGGAATGGAAATGGATCTAGATGCAGCAGTCACGTCTAATTTTAATGAAGTTACGGGTTATGCTGCGATGACGAATCATATGGTTTGGCCATCAGTCATGATTGCAAACGGAAAGAAATTTGATGCAATGCCTGAAGAGGATCAAAAAATTATTAGAGAAGCTATGGCAGCCGCGTCTGAATATGCAACATTGAAACGTTCTTCATTGGAAGAGGAGTATGTCAAAACGTTAACAGATAGAGGGATGGTGCTTTATGAAATGGACGAGTCTCTGTTTAAGCCATACATGGAAAAATTCGATGAAGAATATAAAATCAAAGATCCTTTAATTAAAGAGTTCATTGAAACATTCCGTAAGTAG
- a CDS encoding IclR family transcriptional regulator encodes MIESVKKACRIISCFSSEEPVLGNAEIAKKLGLNTSTTHHLLSTLCNEGVLMRDHKRRYRLGWKLLEWNNNVMFQQDIYDRAIPLVKELVHRFIGTAHIGMFDKGEVVFVLKVSSQEASPIHTYIGSRKPAYSTSTGKVLLSYNSTYLKETLSRGLLRQAPNTITDIDKLKKELEIVREIGYSISNNENSTGTYGIAAPILSYSGKTIAAVNLVGPASYMQGSNRNMIIQSVINTAHSISQELGYIEV; translated from the coding sequence ATGATAGAGTCTGTTAAAAAGGCGTGTAGAATAATAAGCTGTTTTTCTAGTGAAGAGCCAGTATTGGGGAATGCTGAGATTGCAAAAAAACTTGGTTTGAACACGAGTACAACTCATCACTTGCTTAGTACACTTTGCAATGAGGGGGTGTTGATGAGGGATCATAAACGGAGGTATCGGCTCGGTTGGAAGTTACTTGAGTGGAATAATAATGTAATGTTTCAGCAAGACATTTATGACAGGGCTATTCCGTTGGTGAAAGAATTAGTTCATAGATTTATAGGGACAGCTCATATTGGTATGTTTGACAAAGGTGAAGTTGTTTTTGTCTTGAAGGTATCGTCACAAGAAGCATCCCCGATACATACGTATATCGGGTCAAGAAAACCGGCTTATTCTACGAGTACAGGAAAAGTGTTGTTATCATATAATTCAACCTACCTAAAAGAAACGCTTAGCAGGGGGCTGTTAAGGCAGGCGCCCAATACAATTACTGATATTGATAAACTGAAAAAGGAATTAGAAATTGTACGAGAAATTGGTTACTCTATAAGTAATAATGAGAATTCCACAGGTACGTACGGTATTGCTGCACCTATTTTATCCTATTCAGGGAAAACTATCGCAGCAGTGAATCTAGTAGGACCAGCTTCTTATATGCAAGGTAGTAATCGTAACATGATCATACAAAGTGTGATAAATACAGCGCATTCAATCTCACAAGAATTAGGATACATTGAAGTTTAA